The Verrucomicrobium spinosum DSM 4136 = JCM 18804 genome includes a region encoding these proteins:
- a CDS encoding esterase/lipase family protein, with protein sequence MPPCRRFLVLLFAGILVSGPSCTPIAALRETRARLTGQTKVDVRIKSANEALHEISRCAKKDPQRAIERYLTVLKDSQDRLQQDAGDKEALRVYNYALQRVFAVIRMHRMDPWSQPTRFGDFTLSHHKDPRPTWDPSLYEFLPDDQLEVGGKYLKERVTRPGVGAALVAISKRADLDPAEAITMGARIYYGVTAVARFKGSSCEIQFYDPLDTDEAKVAGHRMDLAADYTTPLAVLLTRERPERLGLRRLIDPGRYADTARLIRMRPYDPKRVPLVLVHGLMDTPATWTPMLNALRADPVIRKKYQIWMYSYPSGYPYPYTAELLRQEFDKAAKTYPHHKPMVYVGHSMGGVIGRLMLIDTHHDVWNKFFRVPPEETRLSAEDRALLANTLIFSHRDDIDRAIFISAPHRGSKLAMGWVGRLGSRLVKAPSDLVSLASTITDVLLLDETSLQMGRLPNSIDTLSPANPFVKATMDLPITRGVPYHTICGNRGRGGPPGCSDGVVPYTSSHLDGAESELIVPSNHGAHQNPQAIQEVRRILRKHVGAPPAATPPQTGEAGSSQGQVSR encoded by the coding sequence ATGCCCCCTTGCCGTCGGTTTCTCGTCTTGCTTTTCGCCGGGATACTTGTCTCCGGCCCGTCCTGCACGCCCATCGCAGCCCTCCGTGAGACGCGTGCCCGGCTAACGGGCCAGACGAAGGTGGATGTGCGTATCAAGAGCGCCAACGAGGCTCTCCACGAAATCAGCCGCTGCGCGAAGAAAGACCCCCAGCGAGCTATCGAACGGTACCTCACCGTGCTCAAAGACAGCCAGGACCGCCTGCAACAGGATGCCGGGGACAAGGAGGCGCTCCGCGTGTACAACTACGCCCTGCAGCGGGTGTTTGCCGTCATCCGGATGCACCGGATGGACCCGTGGTCGCAGCCAACCCGGTTTGGAGACTTTACGCTCAGCCATCACAAGGATCCACGGCCCACGTGGGATCCCTCCCTGTACGAGTTCCTTCCCGACGACCAACTGGAGGTGGGGGGAAAGTACCTGAAGGAACGTGTCACCCGCCCCGGAGTCGGCGCCGCGTTGGTGGCCATCAGCAAAAGGGCGGACCTGGACCCTGCCGAGGCCATCACCATGGGGGCCAGGATCTACTACGGCGTCACTGCCGTGGCCCGATTCAAGGGCAGCAGTTGCGAGATCCAGTTCTACGATCCGCTGGATACGGACGAGGCAAAGGTGGCAGGACACAGGATGGATCTGGCGGCCGACTACACCACCCCTCTGGCCGTGCTGCTCACGAGAGAGAGGCCCGAACGCCTCGGTCTGCGCCGGCTCATCGACCCCGGGCGCTATGCAGACACGGCCCGGCTCATCCGGATGCGCCCCTATGATCCCAAGCGGGTGCCGCTGGTGCTGGTGCACGGCCTCATGGACACGCCCGCCACCTGGACGCCCATGCTCAATGCCCTGCGGGCAGATCCAGTGATCCGGAAGAAGTACCAGATCTGGATGTACAGCTACCCCAGCGGCTATCCTTACCCGTACACTGCTGAACTGCTGCGGCAGGAGTTTGACAAGGCGGCCAAGACCTACCCCCACCATAAACCGATGGTCTATGTGGGCCACAGTATGGGCGGAGTGATCGGGCGGCTCATGCTGATCGACACGCACCATGATGTCTGGAACAAATTCTTCCGCGTGCCGCCCGAGGAAACGCGCCTCTCCGCGGAGGATCGGGCTCTGCTGGCCAATACGCTCATCTTCAGCCACCGTGATGACATTGACCGCGCCATCTTCATCTCCGCCCCGCACCGCGGGAGCAAGTTGGCCATGGGCTGGGTGGGGCGGCTCGGTTCCCGCCTGGTCAAGGCACCGTCCGATCTCGTCTCCCTGGCCTCCACCATCACCGATGTGCTCCTGCTGGACGAGACCTCCCTACAGATGGGGCGTCTGCCCAATAGCATCGACACCCTCTCCCCGGCCAACCCCTTTGTGAAAGCCACCATGGACCTGCCCATCACGCGGGGGGTGCCGTATCACACCATCTGTGGCAATCGCGGTCGTGGCGGACCTCCGGGCTGTAGTGATGGCGTGGTGCCCTACACGAGCTCGCATCTGGACGGTGCGGAGTCTGAACTGATTGTCCCCTCGAACCACGGTGCCCATCAGAACCCTCAAGCCATCCAGGAAGTGCGCCGCATTCTCCGCAAACATGTGGGAGCCCCACCTGCGGCAACACCCCCTCAGACAGGAGAGGCAGGCAGCAGTCAGGGGCAGGTCAGTAGATAA
- a CDS encoding endonuclease V yields MPLGAPIVCLDLHYTDAGATVAAVVFSSWTDAVAIKETTLTLPVAEGYEPGEFYKRELPCLLAAIQSLDEPPALILIDGYVWVGPSRPGLGARLYEALISRSRLYLPATRFVNLLQPTFHKT; encoded by the coding sequence ATGCCACTTGGTGCCCCCATCGTCTGCCTGGACCTTCACTACACTGATGCCGGCGCCACGGTGGCGGCCGTGGTGTTTTCCAGCTGGACGGACGCAGTGGCGATTAAGGAAACTACCCTCACACTCCCAGTGGCTGAGGGCTACGAGCCCGGAGAGTTTTATAAGCGGGAACTCCCTTGCCTGTTGGCGGCCATCCAGTCTCTGGACGAGCCTCCTGCCCTCATCCTCATCGACGGCTATGTCTGGGTGGGGCCCTCGCGTCCAGGGCTGGGTGCCCGGCTGTATGAGGCGCTGATCAGCAGATCCCGACTATACCTCCCGGCAACACGTTTTGTGAATCTGCTTCAGCCGACTTTTCACAAAACCTGA
- a CDS encoding alpha/beta hydrolase-fold protein, with the protein MGSHSASFAFLSLLFPFWLAAPSAASAQRPELTPKNAVTGIQSYALPSSCQSGPTTVRVILPAPLTAEKRYPVLYILPVEPEGSFRYGDGLDEARKLDLANKHQVICVAPSFKIVPWYGNHASDPKLRQEDFVVKSLVPDVDRRYPTVANAEHRWLLGFSKSGWGACVLLLRHPAVFGYAATWDAPFLLNGENHGKEWGPIGIKDVFGTKETFLAVLPPTLLAGAGEVLKHRGRIVLAVGPDWKSQVIGMHELLEQNRIPHAYLPDLMVKHRWDTGWLGPVADQLVDLATAP; encoded by the coding sequence ATGGGATCCCATTCCGCCAGCTTCGCCTTTCTCAGCCTGCTCTTCCCGTTCTGGCTTGCCGCCCCGTCTGCGGCATCGGCACAGAGGCCGGAACTCACCCCAAAGAACGCTGTGACCGGCATCCAGAGCTACGCCCTGCCTTCCTCTTGCCAGTCCGGCCCCACCACGGTACGAGTGATCCTTCCTGCACCGCTCACCGCAGAAAAGCGCTATCCGGTCCTCTACATCCTCCCCGTCGAGCCAGAAGGCAGCTTTCGCTATGGTGATGGACTCGATGAGGCGCGCAAGCTCGACCTCGCGAACAAGCACCAGGTCATCTGCGTGGCCCCTTCCTTCAAAATCGTGCCTTGGTATGGCAACCACGCCAGTGATCCGAAGTTGCGGCAGGAGGACTTTGTGGTGAAGTCGCTCGTGCCTGATGTGGATCGGCGGTACCCCACAGTCGCGAACGCGGAACATCGCTGGCTCCTGGGCTTCAGCAAATCAGGGTGGGGGGCCTGTGTGCTCCTGCTGCGGCACCCGGCCGTCTTCGGGTACGCCGCCACGTGGGATGCCCCGTTCCTGTTGAACGGCGAGAATCACGGCAAGGAATGGGGGCCCATCGGCATCAAAGACGTGTTTGGGACCAAGGAAACATTCCTCGCCGTTCTGCCTCCCACTCTCCTTGCCGGGGCGGGGGAGGTTTTGAAACACCGTGGCCGCATCGTCCTGGCGGTGGGGCCGGATTGGAAATCGCAGGTGATCGGCATGCATGAGCTCCTGGAGCAGAACCGCATCCCCCACGCGTACCTTCCCGACCTGATGGTCAAGCATCGGTGGGACACCGGCTGGCTGGGGCCCGTGGCGGATCAGCTCGTGGACCTCGCAACTGCTCCCTGA
- the dhaL gene encoding dihydroxyacetone kinase subunit DhaL — MPKTTLNKDEVKAMLTLVADRIIAAEPVLSEADRNLGDGDHGLGMQRGMNAAKEKLSGESIEKAFSSVGMAMMSSMGGASGAIFGTMFRNGGKALAGREEFDAAGLALLLQAGLEGVKSRGGAAVGDKTIVDSLEPAAVKAQEVAGASLIDAVTAVETAALGGLEASKAMVAKFGRAKTLGEGAIGFPDAGAMSLTIIVGAMKEYIAA, encoded by the coding sequence ATGCCGAAGACAACACTTAATAAAGACGAAGTTAAAGCGATGCTGACCCTCGTGGCGGATCGCATCATTGCTGCAGAACCCGTGTTGTCCGAGGCGGACCGCAATCTGGGTGACGGGGATCATGGTCTGGGCATGCAACGCGGGATGAACGCCGCCAAGGAAAAACTGAGCGGTGAGTCCATCGAAAAAGCTTTCTCCAGCGTGGGCATGGCCATGATGAGCAGCATGGGCGGTGCTTCCGGCGCGATCTTTGGCACCATGTTCCGCAACGGCGGCAAGGCCCTGGCTGGCAGGGAAGAATTCGACGCCGCCGGTCTGGCGCTCCTGCTTCAGGCAGGGCTGGAAGGCGTGAAGTCCCGCGGAGGCGCGGCGGTGGGTGACAAAACGATTGTTGACTCGCTCGAACCGGCGGCCGTGAAGGCGCAGGAAGTCGCGGGAGCCTCCCTGATCGATGCCGTGACGGCCGTAGAAACTGCCGCTTTGGGAGGTCTTGAGGCCAGCAAAGCCATGGTGGCCAAGTTCGGCCGCGCCAAAACGCTCGGCGAGGGTGCCATTGGCTTCCCGGACGCGGGTGCGATGTCGCTGACCATCATCGTCGGTGCTATGAAAGAATACATCGCTGCCTGA
- the lsrF gene encoding 3-hydroxy-5-phosphonooxypentane-2,4-dione thiolase, with the protein MADLDGTKAEKKEKEYFTDTPQAAPGFFLKGSHQYDWGLKNRLSRVFNPKDGRTVMLAFDHGYFQGPTTGLERVDQTILPLEPYADCLMLTRGIQRSVIPATTQKAIALRASGGTSMAQPDLLSNESIACSIEEAVRLNASVLAVQVFIGSEHERQTIKNMTDLIDGANRYGIGVMGVVAVGKQMARTAQYFRLATRIMAELGCHMVKCYYTEEEFDTITSCCPVPLVIAGGKKLPELDALKMSYNAIQQGASGVDMGRNIFQSDAPVAMMRAVRGVVHEGLTAEQGYEFYNELKAQGVK; encoded by the coding sequence ATGGCAGACCTAGACGGCACCAAAGCAGAGAAAAAGGAAAAAGAGTACTTCACCGACACTCCCCAGGCTGCACCTGGCTTCTTCCTCAAAGGTTCCCACCAGTACGACTGGGGATTGAAGAACCGCCTGAGCCGCGTGTTCAATCCCAAGGACGGCCGCACGGTGATGCTGGCTTTCGACCACGGCTATTTCCAGGGGCCCACCACGGGCCTGGAGCGTGTGGATCAGACCATCCTCCCGCTTGAGCCGTATGCAGACTGCCTCATGCTGACCCGCGGCATTCAGCGCAGCGTGATCCCCGCCACCACGCAGAAGGCGATCGCCCTGCGCGCTTCCGGCGGCACCAGCATGGCCCAGCCCGACCTTCTCTCCAATGAGAGCATCGCCTGCTCCATTGAGGAAGCCGTGCGCCTGAACGCCTCCGTGCTGGCCGTGCAGGTCTTCATCGGCAGCGAGCATGAGCGCCAGACCATCAAGAACATGACCGACCTCATCGACGGCGCGAACCGCTACGGTATCGGCGTCATGGGCGTGGTGGCCGTGGGCAAGCAGATGGCCCGCACCGCCCAGTACTTCCGCCTCGCCACCCGCATCATGGCGGAGCTCGGCTGCCACATGGTGAAGTGCTACTACACGGAAGAAGAGTTCGACACCATCACGAGCTGCTGCCCCGTGCCGCTCGTCATCGCCGGTGGCAAGAAGCTTCCGGAGCTGGACGCGCTGAAGATGAGCTACAACGCCATCCAGCAGGGTGCCTCCGGTGTGGACATGGGCCGCAACATCTTCCAGTCCGACGCCCCCGTGGCCATGATGCGCGCCGTCCGCGGCGTGGTGCATGAAGGCCTCACCGCCGAGCAGGGCTACGAGTTCTACAATGAGCTCAAGGCTCAGGGTGTGAAGTAA
- a CDS encoding TIM barrel protein, which yields MATLPKLHNAMWPGLVGKEPGTDHPPISLERMLELTANAEVNGQKFEGVDLFLFHPHTDPDGSLDDIKRMADLIASKNLKVGSLVAPIWPGTVGDSAMGAPDQRAKFVLAVKKACRIAKILNEHGVRQYGVIRIDSAGSPGAWVADPVASTKKIAETFREAGVVAAANGERLAAEGEICWAGMHSWKDMLDLLEQTGMPGTVGFQADLAHTYLYLLGYNAPEHALLKEGYSEAEFEAAYTTMTDALRPWTIDFHVAQNDGTVHGTGSHDKTGRHCQADDPNGKLDITKAAGYWLKDAASRGIQHICWDGCMFPNAVLETQDTWNKILAAMIKVREAHGWS from the coding sequence ATGGCTACTCTACCCAAACTGCACAACGCGATGTGGCCCGGCCTCGTCGGCAAAGAGCCCGGCACGGACCACCCGCCCATCAGCCTGGAGCGCATGCTCGAACTCACCGCCAATGCGGAGGTGAACGGGCAGAAGTTCGAGGGCGTGGATCTCTTCCTCTTCCATCCCCACACGGACCCGGATGGCAGCCTGGATGACATCAAGCGCATGGCAGACCTCATTGCCAGCAAGAACCTCAAGGTGGGCTCTCTGGTGGCCCCGATCTGGCCGGGCACGGTGGGGGATTCCGCCATGGGTGCCCCCGACCAGCGCGCGAAGTTCGTGCTCGCAGTCAAGAAGGCCTGCCGCATTGCCAAGATCCTCAATGAGCACGGCGTCCGCCAGTACGGCGTGATCCGCATTGACTCTGCCGGCAGCCCGGGCGCTTGGGTGGCAGATCCGGTCGCCAGCACGAAGAAGATCGCCGAAACATTCCGCGAAGCGGGTGTGGTGGCCGCCGCAAACGGCGAGCGTCTCGCCGCAGAAGGCGAAATCTGCTGGGCAGGCATGCACTCATGGAAGGACATGCTGGACCTGCTGGAGCAGACTGGCATGCCCGGCACCGTTGGCTTCCAGGCTGACCTGGCCCACACGTACCTCTACCTTCTGGGGTACAATGCCCCTGAGCACGCCCTCCTTAAGGAAGGCTACAGCGAGGCAGAGTTCGAAGCTGCGTACACAACGATGACGGACGCCCTGCGGCCATGGACGATCGACTTCCACGTGGCGCAGAACGACGGCACCGTGCACGGCACCGGCTCCCACGACAAGACCGGGCGTCACTGCCAGGCAGATGATCCCAACGGCAAGCTCGACATCACCAAGGCTGCTGGCTACTGGCTCAAAGACGCCGCCTCCCGCGGCATCCAGCACATCTGCTGGGATGGCTGCATGTTCCCGAACGCCGTTCTGGAAACTCAGGACACGTGGAACAAGATCCTGGCCGCCATGATCAAGGTGCGCGAGGCCCACGGCTGGAGCTGA
- a CDS encoding ATP-binding protein, which translates to MSDTTHGEPLSASSGGTDPPHMLPSAVPTVPAAIAANRILLLAPTSNDARLTAGFLSAAGLDAFICYTMGGLTEAMRAGCAAVLVAEEALHTDCVNLLVQELHTQPSWSDLPILILTGNGEATRYRQRYLDLLGPVGNVSIMERPVRPTTLVNSCKVALRSRLRQYQVRDLLEERQAVVASISDAFVTFDSAWRCTFLNEKGEVLAGRKKEELIGRCIWEVFPEARELPIYEAVQRAMVQQQNLDFEQYHATLNRWLEVRIYPSSRGISVFISDVTERRHAQNELRESKARLEFALNAAQMGDWDLNLANNTSHRSLRHDQVFGYTKPVREWGLETFLEHVHPDDREEVSRKFSAAIASNESWRLECRVIWPDSSVHWIAIHGGLYHEAIGRFPRMIGTVMDITARKDAEVALLQQTQALREADRKKDEFLAMLSHELRNPLAAVSHAAMLVNDASEMEDLHWAAGVIDRQTRQLAHLIDDLLDVSRITTGKIHLRKEVIDAAIVLDHACETAGPLMIDRGHRLRRRYLQGELWLEADATRIEQVVLNLLTNAAKYTPNGGQIELAARRQEGEVVIQVCDNGTGIVPERLPEMFQLFTQGERSIARSEGGLGIGLTIVQKIAEMHGGRVEAVSPGPQQGSTFTVHLPLADPPAPAGEKQPAPATAESPAQRILVVDDNVHSAQGLARLLERAGHETTVAHDGNQALVIAKKWVPHTVVLDIGLPGMDGYEVARRLRDLEGCRNALIIAVTGYGQEEDRQRSHDAGFDHHLVKPVGIAELRALLGEARRQRNGKHAV; encoded by the coding sequence ATGAGTGACACCACCCACGGGGAGCCCCTCTCCGCCAGCAGCGGCGGCACGGATCCTCCTCACATGCTGCCATCGGCGGTGCCAACCGTGCCCGCGGCGATCGCGGCGAACCGTATCCTCCTGCTGGCACCCACCAGCAACGATGCTCGGCTCACTGCGGGTTTCCTTTCCGCTGCCGGACTGGACGCCTTCATCTGCTACACCATGGGAGGGCTGACTGAAGCGATGCGAGCTGGATGTGCGGCCGTGCTCGTGGCGGAAGAAGCGCTTCACACGGATTGCGTGAACCTGCTGGTGCAGGAACTTCACACCCAACCGTCCTGGTCTGACCTGCCAATCCTCATCCTGACCGGAAACGGGGAGGCAACGCGCTACCGCCAGCGCTATCTGGATCTGCTGGGCCCAGTGGGCAACGTCTCCATCATGGAGCGTCCAGTGCGACCCACCACCCTGGTCAACAGCTGCAAAGTGGCCCTGCGTTCCCGCCTGCGCCAATACCAGGTGAGGGACCTGCTGGAGGAACGCCAGGCAGTGGTTGCCAGCATCAGTGATGCGTTCGTCACCTTTGACTCCGCCTGGCGCTGCACCTTTCTCAATGAAAAAGGGGAGGTGCTGGCCGGGCGAAAGAAGGAGGAGCTTATCGGCCGGTGCATCTGGGAGGTATTTCCTGAAGCCCGGGAGCTGCCCATCTACGAGGCGGTGCAGCGGGCGATGGTGCAGCAGCAGAATCTCGACTTCGAGCAATATCACGCCACGCTCAACCGCTGGCTGGAGGTGAGAATTTACCCCTCCTCACGCGGCATCTCCGTCTTCATCTCCGATGTCACGGAGCGTCGCCACGCGCAGAATGAGCTGCGGGAAAGCAAGGCTCGGCTGGAGTTCGCCCTCAACGCTGCGCAGATGGGCGACTGGGATCTAAACCTGGCCAACAACACCTCGCACCGTTCCTTGCGGCATGACCAGGTCTTTGGTTACACGAAGCCGGTCAGAGAGTGGGGACTGGAGACCTTTCTCGAGCACGTGCATCCGGATGATCGCGAGGAGGTATCGAGGAAATTTTCCGCCGCCATCGCGAGCAATGAATCATGGCGCTTGGAGTGCCGCGTGATCTGGCCTGACAGCAGCGTTCACTGGATCGCCATCCACGGCGGCCTCTACCATGAGGCGATCGGGCGATTCCCGCGCATGATTGGCACGGTGATGGACATCACGGCGAGGAAAGACGCCGAGGTGGCCCTCCTCCAGCAGACGCAGGCCCTGCGAGAAGCGGACCGGAAGAAGGACGAGTTCCTGGCGATGCTCTCCCACGAACTGCGCAACCCCCTAGCCGCCGTCTCCCATGCGGCCATGCTGGTCAATGACGCTTCCGAAATGGAAGACCTTCATTGGGCCGCTGGCGTGATTGACCGGCAGACCCGGCAACTTGCCCACCTCATCGATGATCTGTTGGATGTCTCACGCATCACCACAGGCAAGATCCATCTGAGGAAGGAAGTCATCGACGCTGCCATCGTTCTGGACCATGCCTGTGAGACCGCCGGTCCTTTGATGATCGACCGGGGGCATCGGCTCAGGAGACGCTACCTCCAGGGCGAACTCTGGCTGGAGGCGGATGCCACCCGCATCGAACAAGTGGTGCTGAACCTCCTGACCAACGCCGCCAAGTACACACCCAACGGCGGACAGATCGAACTCGCGGCCCGGCGGCAGGAAGGAGAGGTCGTCATCCAGGTCTGCGACAATGGCACCGGCATTGTGCCCGAGAGACTGCCTGAGATGTTCCAGCTCTTCACCCAGGGGGAGCGTTCCATTGCCCGAAGTGAAGGCGGCCTCGGCATCGGGCTTACCATTGTCCAGAAGATCGCTGAGATGCATGGTGGTCGCGTGGAAGCCGTCAGCCCCGGCCCCCAACAGGGCAGCACCTTCACCGTGCACCTGCCGTTGGCGGATCCTCCCGCCCCGGCGGGCGAGAAGCAGCCAGCTCCTGCGACTGCGGAGTCTCCAGCACAGCGCATCCTCGTGGTGGATGACAACGTCCACTCTGCGCAGGGGCTGGCCCGGTTGCTGGAACGGGCCGGTCACGAGACCACGGTGGCCCATGATGGGAACCAAGCACTGGTGATAGCGAAAAAATGGGTGCCCCATACGGTGGTGCTCGATATCGGTCTCCCCGGCATGGATGGCTATGAGGTGGCGCGGCGCTTGCGCGATCTTGAGGGGTGCCGCAATGCCCTGATCATCGCGGTCACAGGCTATGGTCAGGAGGAAGACCGGCAGCGCTCACATGACGCCGGTTTCGACCATCACTTGGTGAAGCCGGTGGGAATCGCAGAACTGCGGGCTCTTCTTGGTGAGGCGAGGAGACAGCGAAATGGGAAGCATGCGGTGTGA
- a CDS encoding ATPase domain-containing protein, producing the protein MGVEGLDVVLCGGLPSHRLYLVKGDPGVGKTTLALQFLMKGANQGEKVLYISLSETKNEILAVAESHGWDLSAVNLYELSSIEEKIRGDSESTFFHPSEVELNRTIGALIEEVERIGPARVVFDSLSEMRMLAETPLRYRRQILQLKSYFAGRQCTVLLLDDRTSGTQDLQVESVAHGVISIEASSPSYGVTRRQLTVLKIRGSKYLEGSHDLVLRRGGMIVFPRLIADGTHHDFERGDFPSGIKELDALLGGGLGRGTSTMLMGPPGTGKSTMAIKFALASAERGEKAMLFIFDETRGTLLNRASQLGMALEPHIERGMVEIVSVDPAEISPGEMGHRIREAVTRDGVRLIVIDSINGYINAMPAERHLNLQLHELLAFLNQLGVVTIMVLAQQGLIGSMKSAVDLTYLADTVLLLRFFEAYGRVKQAVSVIKKRSGTHERTIREMRITAEGITVGQPLYNMQGVLTGVPEFLNGAEIEETDSPLLQP; encoded by the coding sequence ATGGGCGTGGAGGGCCTCGACGTGGTCCTCTGCGGCGGGTTGCCATCCCACCGCCTGTATTTGGTAAAAGGTGACCCCGGCGTGGGAAAAACCACACTTGCCCTGCAGTTCCTCATGAAGGGGGCCAACCAGGGTGAGAAGGTGCTGTACATCAGCCTCTCTGAGACGAAGAACGAGATCCTGGCTGTTGCAGAATCTCACGGGTGGGACCTTTCCGCCGTGAACCTCTATGAGTTGTCCTCGATCGAGGAGAAGATCCGTGGTGACAGTGAGAGCACCTTCTTTCATCCCTCTGAAGTGGAGCTCAACCGGACGATTGGGGCCTTGATTGAGGAGGTGGAACGGATCGGACCTGCCCGTGTGGTCTTTGACTCCCTGTCTGAAATGCGCATGCTGGCGGAGACGCCGCTCCGGTACCGGAGGCAGATCCTACAGCTTAAGAGCTACTTCGCAGGGCGCCAGTGCACGGTGCTTCTGCTGGATGACCGCACTTCAGGCACCCAGGATCTGCAAGTGGAGAGTGTGGCCCACGGGGTGATCAGCATCGAGGCCTCCTCCCCCAGTTACGGTGTCACACGGCGACAGCTCACGGTTCTGAAGATCCGTGGGTCCAAGTACCTGGAAGGCAGTCATGATTTGGTGCTGCGCCGCGGGGGCATGATCGTCTTTCCTCGCTTGATCGCCGACGGCACGCACCATGATTTTGAGCGGGGAGATTTCCCCAGCGGCATCAAAGAGCTGGATGCCCTGCTGGGCGGTGGCCTGGGGCGCGGCACCAGCACGATGCTCATGGGACCACCCGGGACGGGGAAGTCCACCATGGCCATCAAGTTTGCGCTCGCATCCGCCGAACGTGGGGAAAAGGCCATGCTCTTCATCTTTGATGAGACCCGGGGCACTCTGCTGAACCGGGCTTCGCAATTGGGGATGGCCCTGGAACCGCATATCGAACGGGGCATGGTCGAAATCGTGTCGGTGGACCCAGCGGAGATTTCCCCTGGGGAGATGGGCCACCGCATCCGCGAGGCGGTTACCCGTGATGGCGTGCGTCTGATTGTGATCGACAGCATCAATGGCTACATCAATGCCATGCCTGCGGAGCGTCACCTCAACCTCCAGTTGCATGAGCTGCTGGCCTTCCTGAACCAGCTGGGGGTGGTGACCATCATGGTGCTGGCCCAGCAGGGGCTGATTGGTTCGATGAAATCTGCCGTGGATCTCACCTACCTGGCGGACACGGTGCTGCTGCTCCGGTTCTTCGAGGCGTATGGGCGGGTAAAACAGGCGGTGTCCGTGATCAAGAAGCGCAGCGGCACGCATGAGCGGACCATCCGCGAGATGCGCATCACCGCCGAGGGGATCACCGTGGGGCAGCCATTGTACAACATGCAGGGGGTCCTCACGGGCGTGCCGGAGTTTCTGAATGGGGCGGAGATTGAGGAAACCGACAGCCCCCTGCTCCAACCATGA
- a CDS encoding GNAT family N-acetyltransferase, giving the protein MSHTKSVAIVTMSPSQVPYAIQLAAAEGWNPGLQDAATFLAADPEGFLMAELEGEPVGCISAVSYPGGFGFIGLYIVEREYRGCGIGRALWRKAMQRLRGTNIGLDGVVAMQDTYAKSGFKLAYRNVRYTASDLPSPGTLPDDIRLMPAADVPFADLVAYDRRFFPSERQAFLRAWIRQPDAVALTALGREGLRGLGVLRRCREGHKVGPLFADSGEIAKLLLLSLASQRNSTGPVMLDVPEVNPAAVALAEEAGMQVTFETARMYTGDPPLVDLGGIFGVTTFELG; this is encoded by the coding sequence ATGTCGCACACCAAGTCTGTCGCCATCGTGACCATGAGCCCGTCTCAGGTGCCGTACGCGATCCAACTGGCCGCCGCCGAGGGCTGGAATCCTGGTCTGCAGGATGCGGCAACCTTCCTGGCTGCCGATCCCGAGGGCTTTCTCATGGCGGAGCTGGAAGGCGAGCCGGTGGGGTGCATCTCCGCTGTCTCCTACCCGGGTGGTTTCGGTTTCATCGGCCTGTACATTGTGGAGCGGGAGTACCGCGGCTGCGGCATCGGCCGAGCCTTATGGCGAAAGGCCATGCAGCGATTGCGCGGAACCAACATCGGGCTGGATGGGGTGGTGGCGATGCAGGATACGTACGCCAAGTCGGGATTCAAGCTGGCCTATCGAAACGTCCGCTATACGGCCTCCGACCTCCCCTCTCCGGGCACCTTGCCCGACGACATCCGGCTGATGCCGGCGGCTGACGTGCCCTTCGCAGATCTGGTGGCCTATGATCGCCGGTTCTTCCCGTCAGAGCGTCAGGCGTTCCTGCGCGCATGGATTCGACAACCAGACGCAGTGGCGCTGACAGCGCTGGGACGCGAAGGCCTACGCGGCTTGGGGGTGCTTCGGCGATGTCGTGAGGGGCACAAGGTGGGACCCCTCTTCGCTGACAGTGGGGAGATCGCGAAACTGCTCCTGCTGAGTTTGGCCAGCCAGCGGAATTCAACCGGGCCCGTCATGCTGGATGTGCCTGAGGTGAACCCGGCCGCCGTCGCCCTGGCGGAGGAAGCAGGCATGCAGGTGACCTTCGAAACGGCCCGGATGTACACTGGAGATCCACCTTTGGTGGATCTTGGGGGCATATTTGGTGTCACTACCTTCGAACTCGGTTGA